The genomic region AACCTTTGAAGAGTGCCTCGCACTAACATCTCATAAAATCTTTTATAACGGTGATATTACTTCCGTACAAAGTTTCAGGGAATTGAAAGATCGTTTCCCGGCAATCAATAACTGGATGATAGGCAGAGGTTTGATTTCTGACCCATTCTTACCGGCTATGATAAAAACTGATAATTCAGTCTATCCAGAAAACAGATACGCAATATTTAACTCTTTTCACGACGCCCTCTTTTCTTCATATGAAGAGGCTTTATCGGGACAGAAACATCTTCTGATGAAAATGTATCCCCTCTGGGAGTACTTTATTCACTCCTTTCCCAACTCTCCAAAAGGTCTGAAAAAAATTAAAAAGGCCCGTAACACAGGTGATTACAGGGACGCAGTTAAACAAATTATAAACAACGAAGCAGTTAAGGGAGCGATGCTCACTTAAGCCTCTGATGGGATTAGAAAAATTTTTAAACCACAAACATATCCTCATAGTGTTTGTTTATCCTTTAGAATTATTTTTACTTTAAATCAGATATATAACTATGAAAATAATTTCCTGGAACGTAAATGGAATTCGGGCAATTGCCAAGAAAACTTTTTTTACCGATATTGAACTTCTGGGAGCAGATATTCTGTGTCTTCAGGAAATCAAAGCACTGGAAAATCAGGTTGAAGAGGCTCTTAAGCCACTTATTGGATATCATATCTTTTCAAATTCTGCGAATAAACCGGGTTATTCAGGAACAGCTGTTATCTCTAAGATCAAGCCTCTGAATGTTACAAAAGGTATTAACATCGATGAGCATGATACTGAAGGCCGGGTATTAAGTTTGGAATTTGAGAAGTTTTTCCTGGTAAATGTCTATGTTCCCAATTCAGGCAGTGAGCTTAAAAGGCTGGGGTACCGGCAGGACTGGGATAAAGCTTTTCTTGGTTACCTGAAAACTCTTGAAAAAACAAAACCGGTAATTATCTGCGGCGACCTGAATGTCGCACATAAACCTGTCGATCTTGCCCGTCCAAAAGCCAATTACAACAAAACAGCCGGCTATATGAAGGAAGAGATTGATGGTATGGACCGGCTTATACAAAATGGATTTGCCGATACATTCCGCCGGTTGCATCCCGATGAGACTGACAGATACTCATGGTGGAGTTACAGACTGGGGGCCAGATCCAAAAACGTTGGCTGGAGAATCGATTATTTCCTTGTAAGTGAGGCATTCCTCCCATCAGTAAAAGAGGCGTTTATCCTCGAAGATATAACCGGGTCAGATCATTGCCCTGTGGGTATTGAACTTTAATTACATGAAGAAGGCCCCTAAATCCCCTAAAGGGGACTTTCACATTATCAGCGACTTACAGAACCCCCTTCAGGGGGCAGGGGGCAAAGGAACGTGGGCAAAACTTCAGAAATACACCTCCGTCAGAATATTTTCAGACGGTACCCCTTTGTCTTGTAATATGTGGCTGACCTCATAGATCATATTGCTGTTTCCGCAGAGATAAAACAACATCCCCGATTTCACCAGGAAACCTGACAGATACCTGGTGACCCTGCCTTTTTTTCCTCCGGTGGTTTCTTTTGAAGTGCACAAAATATACCTTGAGGGATCATATTCATCCCTTTCATATGCCTCATCTGCATACCTTACACCATGTATAAGAGTATAATCAATTTCTGGATAAGATCTGACCATGCTGTGAAATGGTGAAATTCCGGTGCCTGTGGCAATAAAGACATGCTTCCTTGTAAGCAGATCAAATTTCTCAATGCCAAAAGAACCAAATGGTCCGTTAACCTGAAGGAAATCACCCGGCTTGCAGTTTTTGAGTTGCTGTGAGACACTTCCTTCGGGAACCTCCCTCACAAGTATTTCGAGGTAATCGTCATTCTCACCGCTATAAATTGAATACTCTCTCTGATTCAATTCTCCTTTCAGCCCAACAATAATATGTTGCCCAGGCTTAAAATCCATCTTGCCTCGGTCGAACCTCAAAACAAATGTGCTTTCAGTCAGAAAGCGGACATTAATAATTTTATGCAAGTCAGTTGAATCCACCTGTTCTGTTGTTTTCCTGAGCTTTTAAACAATAATACTCTCTCAATTATCCTCAATCTCCACAACCACCTCAACTTCAACTGCCATATTAAAAGGCAGAGCATACATACCAACTGCCGAACGGGCATGCTTTCCTTTCTCTCCAAAAATCTCAACCATCAGGTCGCTGTAACCATTTATTACTTTCGGCTGATCTTTGAAATCTTCGGTACAATTGACCATCCCCAGAACCTTTACTATCCTCTTTACTTTGTTCAGCGAACCAAGCTCACTCTTTATTACAGCCAGATGATTGATTGCAGTCAGCCTGGCTGCTTCATATCCCTGCTCAATTGACAGGTCTTTGCCAACCTTTCCT from Bacteroidales bacterium harbors:
- a CDS encoding oxidoreductase; this translates as MDFKPGQHIIVGLKGELNQREYSIYSGENDDYLEILVREVPEGSVSQQLKNCKPGDFLQVNGPFGSFGIEKFDLLTRKHVFIATGTGISPFHSMVRSYPEIDYTLIHGVRYADEAYERDEYDPSRYILCTSKETTGGKKGRVTRYLSGFLVKSGMLFYLCGNSNMIYEVSHILQDKGVPSENILTEVYF
- a CDS encoding RidA family protein — its product is MKKVLLLFFSCIIISASVLAQDAEAKLKEKGIVLVKPSSPVANYVNAVRVGNLLYLAGKGPTKPDNTNITGKVGKDLSIEQGYEAARLTAINHLAVIKSELGSLNKVKRIVKVLGMVNCTEDFKDQPKVINGYSDLMVEIFGEKGKHARSAVGMYALPFNMAVEVEVVVEIEDN
- the xth gene encoding exodeoxyribonuclease III, coding for MKIISWNVNGIRAIAKKTFFTDIELLGADILCLQEIKALENQVEEALKPLIGYHIFSNSANKPGYSGTAVISKIKPLNVTKGINIDEHDTEGRVLSLEFEKFFLVNVYVPNSGSELKRLGYRQDWDKAFLGYLKTLEKTKPVIICGDLNVAHKPVDLARPKANYNKTAGYMKEEIDGMDRLIQNGFADTFRRLHPDETDRYSWWSYRLGARSKNVGWRIDYFLVSEAFLPSVKEAFILEDITGSDHCPVGIEL